In the Lascolabacillus massiliensis genome, one interval contains:
- a CDS encoding T9SS type A sorting domain-containing protein, whose product MLYLIYIVIHSITFHAEGTYSVSCQIISPCGFGSAANTIVTVSRSGYFTLFPNPATDIVTIDIAGKENNDYVDEPISFGSQLYKIEIWNEFVMIKQFTTDQRASQVSVSDLPAGEYVVKVNSGGKFYIQTFIKK is encoded by the coding sequence TTGTTGTATCTTATTTATATTGTCATCCATTCTATTACCTTTCATGCTGAAGGTACTTATAGTGTTTCATGCCAGATAATTAGCCCTTGTGGATTTGGTTCTGCAGCAAATACTATTGTGACAGTATCAAGAAGTGGATATTTCACACTTTTCCCTAATCCTGCAACAGATATTGTTACTATAGATATTGCTGGAAAAGAAAATAATGATTATGTAGACGAACCGATTAGTTTTGGGAGTCAGCTTTACAAAATTGAGATTTGGAATGAGTTTGTTATGATTAAACAATTTACTACTGATCAGCGAGCCTCTCAAGTGTCTGTAAGTGATCTACCTGCAGGGGAATATGTAGTAAAGGTGAACTCAGGAGGGAAGTTTTATATACAGACTTTTATTAAAAAGTGA